In a single window of the Thermus amyloliquefaciens genome:
- a CDS encoding TetR/AcrR family transcriptional regulator, whose product MGTTTRHRILEEAARLFTERGYEATSVQDLAEALGLSKAALYHHFRSKEEVLYEISRQALEGLLEEAKKALAVSDPREALLRFMEGHARFFEENRPFFVTMLQGLQSLSPEKQAPILALRDQYEEALRTLLRRGMEAGVFRQLDVALTGRAILSMLNWMIRWFRPGGPLRAEEVARWYYHLLLRGLEDGDT is encoded by the coding sequence ATGGGAACCACCACCCGCCACCGCATCCTGGAGGAAGCCGCAAGGCTCTTCACGGAAAGAGGCTACGAGGCCACCAGCGTCCAGGACCTGGCCGAGGCCTTGGGGCTTTCCAAGGCGGCGCTCTACCACCACTTTAGGAGTAAGGAGGAGGTCCTCTACGAGATCAGCCGCCAGGCCCTGGAGGGGCTCCTCGAGGAGGCGAAAAAGGCCTTGGCCGTCTCCGATCCCCGGGAAGCCCTCCTCCGCTTTATGGAGGGGCACGCCCGCTTCTTTGAGGAAAACCGACCCTTCTTCGTCACCATGCTCCAGGGCCTCCAAAGCCTCTCTCCGGAAAAGCAGGCTCCCATCCTGGCCCTGAGGGACCAGTACGAGGAGGCCCTCCGCACCCTCCTAAGGCGGGGCATGGAGGCTGGGGTTTTCCGCCAGCTGGACGTGGCCTTGACCGGGCGGGCCATCCTCTCCATGCTCAACTGGATGATCCGCTGGTTCCGCCCAGGGGGGCCTTTACGGGCGGAGGAGGTGGCCCGGTGGTACTACCACCTCCTCCTCAGGGGGTTAGAAGATGGAGATACCTGA
- a CDS encoding gamma-glutamyltransferase family protein: MDLTHYPHPSRRHVVMGRRGAVATSQPLAALAGMEMLLKGGSAVDAAIAMAACLTVVEPTSNGLGGDLFAQVWDGKLHGLNASGRSPMALTPERVPEEGMPARGWLPVTVPGAVSGWQALHQRWGRLPFAEVLAPAIRYAEEGFPVGPETARAWRRAEGIYLPLEGPEFQAFKEVFFPGGRAPGAGEVWASPWHAKTLRELAESYGESLYRGFLAEAVAQFSEATGGLLALEDLAAHRPEWVEPLAYTYKGLTVHELPPNGQGIAALLALAILEGFDLKPEDAFSYHLQIEAMRLALADAFRHVADPRWLEVPSQALLAPGYVAQRRQLIGERALPQALPGFRPEGTVYLAAADGEVMVSLIQSNYQGFGSGILVPGTGIALHNRGLGFSLEEGHPNRVGPGKRPYHTIIPGFLTREGKPLGPFGVMGGYMQPQGHVQVVLALTDFRLNPQAALDRPRWQVVPGRGGDEVLLEPGIPPATALLLKDLGHRVRYEAEYGLFGRGQVVLRHGEVLVAGSDPRAEGLALVW; this comes from the coding sequence ATGGACCTCACCCACTACCCCCACCCCTCCCGCCGGCACGTGGTCATGGGCCGGCGGGGGGCGGTGGCCACCAGCCAACCCTTAGCGGCCCTGGCGGGGATGGAGATGCTCCTTAAGGGGGGAAGCGCTGTGGATGCGGCCATCGCCATGGCCGCCTGCCTCACGGTGGTGGAACCCACCTCCAACGGGCTTGGCGGGGACCTCTTCGCCCAGGTGTGGGATGGAAAGCTCCACGGCCTGAACGCCTCCGGGAGGAGCCCCATGGCCCTTACCCCGGAAAGGGTGCCGGAGGAGGGGATGCCGGCTCGAGGCTGGCTTCCGGTGACCGTGCCGGGGGCGGTCTCGGGCTGGCAGGCCCTCCACCAGCGCTGGGGCCGGTTGCCCTTTGCCGAGGTGCTGGCCCCGGCCATCCGCTACGCGGAGGAGGGGTTTCCCGTGGGGCCGGAAACGGCCCGGGCCTGGCGGCGGGCGGAGGGGATCTACCTCCCCCTCGAGGGCCCCGAGTTCCAGGCTTTCAAGGAGGTCTTCTTCCCCGGGGGCCGGGCGCCTGGGGCAGGGGAGGTGTGGGCAAGCCCCTGGCACGCCAAGACCCTGAGGGAGCTCGCCGAGAGCTACGGGGAGAGCCTTTACCGCGGCTTTCTGGCGGAGGCCGTGGCCCAGTTCAGCGAGGCCACCGGGGGGCTCCTGGCCTTGGAGGACCTGGCGGCCCACCGCCCCGAGTGGGTGGAGCCCCTGGCCTACACCTACAAAGGGCTTACGGTGCACGAGCTTCCCCCCAACGGCCAGGGCATCGCCGCCCTCTTGGCCCTGGCCATTTTGGAGGGTTTTGACCTGAAGCCGGAGGACGCCTTCAGCTACCACCTGCAGATTGAGGCCATGCGCCTGGCCCTGGCGGACGCCTTTCGCCACGTGGCCGACCCCCGGTGGCTGGAGGTGCCTTCCCAGGCCCTCCTCGCCCCCGGGTACGTGGCCCAGCGCCGGCAGCTCATCGGCGAGAGGGCCCTGCCCCAAGCCCTTCCGGGGTTCCGGCCCGAGGGGACGGTGTACCTGGCGGCGGCGGACGGGGAGGTCATGGTCTCCCTGATCCAGTCCAACTACCAGGGGTTTGGGTCCGGGATCCTCGTCCCCGGGACGGGCATCGCCCTGCACAACCGGGGCCTGGGCTTCTCCCTCGAGGAGGGCCACCCCAACCGGGTGGGGCCAGGCAAGCGGCCTTACCACACCATCATCCCGGGCTTCCTCACCCGGGAGGGGAAGCCCTTGGGGCCTTTTGGGGTGATGGGGGGCTACATGCAGCCCCAGGGGCATGTGCAGGTGGTGCTGGCGCTCACGGACTTCCGCCTAAACCCCCAGGCGGCCCTGGACCGGCCGAGGTGGCAGGTGGTGCCGGGTAGGGGAGGGGACGAGGTGCTCCTGGAACCGGGCATCCCCCCGGCCACGGCCCTCCTCCTCAAGGACCTGGGGCACCGGGTGCGCTACGAGGCGGAGTACGGCCTTTTTGGGCGGGGACAGGTGGTGCTGCGGCATGGGGAGGTGCTGGTGGCGGGCTCGGATCCAAGGGCGGAGGGGTTGGCTTTGGTCTGGTGA
- the fbp gene encoding fructose-1,6-bisphosphate aldolase/phosphatase has protein sequence MKVTLSVLKADIGSVGGHTLPSRRVLARVEEVVRGEVGRLLRDAHVFHIGDDIVLLLAHTHGVRNPSIHELAWKAFREGTQVAKEEGLYGAGQDLLKDAFTGNLHGLGPQVAEMEFEERPAEPFMVLAADKTEPGAFNLPLYLAFADPMYSSGLLLSSELRPGFRFRIMDLAQTERDSYIELEAPERLYDIAALLRDSHRFGIESIWSRRYGEIAAVVSTTRLRNIAGRYVGKDDPVAIVRTQKIFPATEEFGPPFALAPFVAGDTRGSHHLPLMPVRANTPASSFFCVPMVCGLAFSLREGRLSEPVDLFADPVWDAVRARVVEKAQEMRRQGFYGPAMLPMEELEYTGIAERLRELEREFS, from the coding sequence ATGAAGGTCACGCTCAGCGTCCTCAAGGCCGACATCGGTTCCGTGGGGGGCCATACCCTGCCGAGCCGCAGGGTCCTGGCCAGGGTAGAGGAGGTGGTGCGGGGGGAAGTGGGCCGCCTCCTGCGGGATGCCCATGTGTTTCACATCGGGGACGATATCGTCCTCCTCCTCGCGCACACCCATGGGGTTCGGAACCCCTCCATCCACGAGCTGGCGTGGAAGGCCTTCCGGGAAGGTACCCAGGTGGCCAAGGAGGAGGGGCTTTATGGGGCGGGACAGGACCTTTTGAAGGACGCCTTCACCGGTAACCTCCACGGCCTGGGGCCCCAGGTGGCGGAGATGGAGTTTGAGGAACGCCCCGCCGAGCCCTTCATGGTCCTGGCCGCCGATAAGACGGAGCCCGGGGCCTTCAACCTACCCCTTTACCTGGCCTTTGCCGATCCCATGTACTCCTCGGGCCTCCTTCTCTCCTCGGAGTTGCGCCCGGGTTTCCGCTTCCGCATCATGGACCTGGCCCAGACGGAGAGGGATAGCTACATTGAGCTGGAGGCCCCGGAAAGGCTCTACGACATCGCGGCCTTGCTCCGGGATTCCCACCGCTTTGGGATAGAGTCCATCTGGTCCCGGCGCTATGGGGAGATCGCCGCGGTGGTGAGCACCACCCGCTTGCGCAACATCGCCGGGCGCTACGTGGGCAAGGACGATCCCGTGGCCATTGTTCGCACCCAGAAGATCTTCCCCGCCACGGAGGAGTTCGGCCCCCCCTTTGCCCTGGCCCCCTTTGTGGCGGGGGACACCCGGGGAAGCCATCACCTGCCCCTGATGCCGGTCAGGGCCAACACCCCCGCCTCCAGCTTCTTCTGCGTGCCCATGGTGTGCGGGCTTGCCTTTTCCCTCAGGGAGGGGAGGCTCTCCGAGCCCGTGGATCTCTTTGCGGACCCCGTCTGGGATGCGGTGCGGGCCAGGGTGGTGGAGAAGGCCCAGGAGATGCGCCGCCAGGGCTTCTACGGCCCCGCCATGCTGCCCATGGAGGAGCTGGAGTACACGGGGATCGCCGAGCGGCTTAGGGAGTTGGAGCGGGAGTTTTCGTAG